TGACCGTCGTCTATCGAAACGGTGCGGGCGTGACGCTCGGCGCCTTGGGGCGTGTGCTCGACGACGTCGAGAACAACCGGAGCGCGAGCTGGTACAACGGCGTCCGCGCGATCGTTCTGGCCGTGCAACGGCAACCGGGGACGAACACGGTCGAAGTGGCCGGCGCGGTGCGCGCCGAGCTCGACTCGATGAAAGCGCAGATTCCGAGCGGGGTGCGCATCCAGACGCTGTTCGACCGGTCGGTCGGGATCGATCAATCGGTGAGCGACGTGAAACGCACACTGCTGTTGACGCTGTGCCTCGTCGTCGTGGTGATCTTCCTCTTTTTGCGCAACGCGTGGGCGACGCTCATTCCCAGCTTGGCGCTGCCGCTCTCCGTGATCGGGACGTTTCCGATCATGTACATCCTCGGCTACAGCCTCGACACGCTGTCGCTGATGGCGCTCACGCTCGCCGTCGGGTTCGTCGTGGACGACGCGATCGTGATGCTCGAGAACATCGTGCGGCACATGGAGATGGGAACGCCGCCGATGCAAGCCGCGATCGACGGCGCGGCGGAGGTTGGCTTCACGATTCTTTCGATGACGCTGTCGCTCACCGCGGTCTTTATCCCGCTGCTGTTTCTTGGCGGCGTCGTGGGCCGACTCTTCCGCGAATTCTCGGTCGTGATCGCGACGGCGATTCTCGTGTCGGGCGTCGTGTCACTCACGTTCACGCCGATGTTGGCCAGCCGGTTCCTGCGCGCGCAGAAGAACGAGAAGCACAACCGCGTCTACAACGGCATCGAACGGGCGTGGGACTGGACGCTCGGCCGATACGCGTCGACGCTGGACTGGACGATGCGCCACCGCCCGTTGACGATGCTCTTCTCGTTGCTCGTGCTCGTCGGGACAGCCGTGCTGTTCAAGATCCTGCCGACCGGATTCATCCCGGATGAAGACATCGGACAGATCAACATCACGACCGAAGCAGCGCAGGGGACGTCGTATCAGGACATGGTGCGCCGACAGCTGCAGGTCGCTCGAATCGTGCAGGAGGACCCCAACGTCGCGTCGTACATGTCGTCGATCGGTGGCGGCGGAGGAGGCGGCGGGACGAACACCGGGCGCGTGATCGCCATCCTCAAACCGCTCGGCCAACGGCTCCCGGTTCAGTCGGTGGTGAACGAGCTTCGCGGGAAGCTGTCCCACGTACCCGGCGTCACGGCGTACCCGTCGATCCCGCCGGCGATTCAGATCGGCGGCCGGCAAGCGAAGAGTCAGTATCAGTTCACGATGCAGGGGTCCGATGTGCAGGCGATGTACGCGGCGGCGGCAAAGCTGGTAACCGCGGCCAAGGGCTCGCCGCTCCTCGCCGACGTGACCACCGACATGCAGAACAACAACCCGCAGGTGAACGTGACGATCGACCGCACGCGCGCGGCGGCGTTCGGCGTGACCGCGGAACAGATCGAGGGTGCGCTCGGCGACGCGTACGGCTCGCGCCAGGTGTCGACGATTCTTTCGCCGAGCAACGAGTACCAGGTGATCCTCGAGCTGCTGCCGCAGTATCAGGCGGACATCTCGCAGCTGGCGCTGCTGTACATCAAGAGCACGACGGGCACGCTCGTGCCGCTCAAAGCCGTCGCGACGCTGAGCAAGAGTCTCGGGCCGGTCACGATCAACCACTCGGGGCAGTTGCCGTCGGTGACGCTTTCGTTCAACCTCGCGCCCGGCGCTTCACTCGGCGCGGCGACGGCCGAGGTGCAACGGCTGGCGATTCAGACGCTGCCGGCGGGGATCACGACGGCGTTTTCGGGAACGGCGCAGGTTTTCCAAGCGACCGAAGCGGGGCTCGTCGTGCTCGTCATTCTCGCCGTGTTCGTGATCTACATGGTGCTCGGGATTCTGTACGAGAGCTTCGTGCACCCGCTCACGATTCTTTCGGGGCTCCCGTTTGCCGCGTTCGGCGCGTTGCTGGCGCTCTGGATCTTCAACATCGAGCTGTCGGTGTTCGCGTTCGTCGGCGTGATTCTATTGATAGGACTCGTGAAGAAGAACGCGATCATGATGGTGGACTTCGCGGTCGAGGCGGAGCAGAAAGAGAAGAAGCCGGCCGAGCAGGCGATCGTGGACGCGGCGCACGTGAGGTTCCGGCCGATCATGATGACGACCGTCGCGGCGCTGGTCGGCACGCTGCCGGTGGCGTTGGCGTCGGGGATTGGGTCGGAAACTCGGCGGCCTTTGGGGATCGCGGTCGTCGGCGGGTTGGCGTTTTCGCAGTTGGTGACGTTGTACGTGACGCCGGTGGTGTACACGTACTTGGACCCGTTGAATCAGCGGTTGAAGAGGAAGTTGGCGCGGGAAGGGAAGAGGGAGACGGGAGGGGATGAGCAGATGGAGCTTGGAGTCGTGAGGTGATGGCGTGGCGGGGCATGTAGAGAGGGCCGAAGTCCGAGACTGCCGAACTCCGAAACGGCCGAGGGCCGAAACTGCCGAACTCCGAAGCTGCGAAACTACCGAACTCCGAAACTGCCGAACTCCGAAACGGCCAGGCTCCGAACGGCTTGAGGGGCGAGGGACGAGAGTGGCTGACTGCGAAGGTGACAAGGCGGGGACGGGCGGCTATACTTTTCGGACTGATTTCGACGGGACGTAGCGCAGTCCGGTAGCGCACCTGAATGGGGTTCAGGGGGTCGCGGGTTCAAATCCCGCCGTCCCGATT
The window above is part of the Gemmatimonadaceae bacterium genome. Proteins encoded here:
- a CDS encoding efflux RND transporter permease subunit, which encodes MNISERFIRRPVMTILLMVGIIVFGVFTYGSLAISDLPTVDYPTISVSASLPGASPQTMASAVATPLEKQFSTIAGIDNMTSTSSLGSTSITLQFSLDRNIDAAAQDVQAAIAKTLRQLPLGIQPPSYQKANPAASPILFYALTSTTLSLQQLDEVGETLLSQRLSMVDGVAQVSVFGSAKYAVRIQLDPTALAYRKIGIDEVATAVNAQSVSQPTGVLWGPTTAYTVQATGQLNNADEFRSMTVVYRNGAGVTLGALGRVLDDVENNRSASWYNGVRAIVLAVQRQPGTNTVEVAGAVRAELDSMKAQIPSGVRIQTLFDRSVGIDQSVSDVKRTLLLTLCLVVVVIFLFLRNAWATLIPSLALPLSVIGTFPIMYILGYSLDTLSLMALTLAVGFVVDDAIVMLENIVRHMEMGTPPMQAAIDGAAEVGFTILSMTLSLTAVFIPLLFLGGVVGRLFREFSVVIATAILVSGVVSLTFTPMLASRFLRAQKNEKHNRVYNGIERAWDWTLGRYASTLDWTMRHRPLTMLFSLLVLVGTAVLFKILPTGFIPDEDIGQINITTEAAQGTSYQDMVRRQLQVARIVQEDPNVASYMSSIGGGGGGGGTNTGRVIAILKPLGQRLPVQSVVNELRGKLSHVPGVTAYPSIPPAIQIGGRQAKSQYQFTMQGSDVQAMYAAAAKLVTAAKGSPLLADVTTDMQNNNPQVNVTIDRTRAAAFGVTAEQIEGALGDAYGSRQVSTILSPSNEYQVILELLPQYQADISQLALLYIKSTTGTLVPLKAVATLSKSLGPVTINHSGQLPSVTLSFNLAPGASLGAATAEVQRLAIQTLPAGITTAFSGTAQVFQATEAGLVVLVILAVFVIYMVLGILYESFVHPLTILSGLPFAAFGALLALWIFNIELSVFAFVGVILLIGLVKKNAIMMVDFAVEAEQKEKKPAEQAIVDAAHVRFRPIMMTTVAALVGTLPVALASGIGSETRRPLGIAVVGGLAFSQLVTLYVTPVVYTYLDPLNQRLKRKLAREGKRETGGDEQMELGVVR